The Helianthus annuus cultivar XRQ/B chromosome 11, HanXRQr2.0-SUNRISE, whole genome shotgun sequence region TGTGAATGTACATTAGacttagagggtgtttggggttgagttttgaagtAGATTTTTAGATTAATGAGTTTTGAAATCGTAAATAATCaattttgagtgtttgggtaaaaaaaattaaaaaaaatgattatttgcgtttagaaagttacaaaacgcAGTCTTCCAAAAGCAGCTCCCCCCTACTACaacaaaacgcagttttccaaaaattgattatttgcgtttaaAAAAGGatttcacttgtttattttttaaatatatatttgccaGACACTCAAATAGTTAATTATCTGATTATTATGATACcaagcaacataatcaaatccaaacactatctttcaacaTCACGTTTTGTTACATTTAAttatttgattctgattatttaaAACGCATAacctattttcaaaactcaaccctaAACACCCTCATAGAAATTTAAAAGTCATACATAAAACCActttaaattaataaattattaatttatcCATATAATAATATCTcgctaaattaataaaatatcgTGGTCCCATCATTATTAATTTATAGAGGTTTTCATGTATATATAAGTAATGCATAAGAAGAAAACTATTAGACcatgggtatgtttggcaaaagtagctggtggttGGTGACTACAAGCTgttagctggtagctagtagctgtagttttttagatatatttggtgtttgacagagtagctggagcttttaataaaatgtataaaatgaccaaaatgaacataactaaaaatttaaaaagcttgtgcattaaaaagttcattaattgtagagtttaaaatagtcattttttccctaaaagcttgtagctccttttAAACGCTACTAGTATGAGCGTTCAatcaaaagcttcaagctcctaacttAAAAGCTGCAAGCTCCTCCAACCAAACAAAGTTTTTTATTGAGTAGGAGTTTTTTCTTAAAAGTTTTAAGCTAGAAGTTCCTAGAAGCTTCTAAAAGcttcatgccaaacatacccatgTGTAGCACTCGACACTCAGGTGCGCGCGTGAAGGAATTCAATTTATTACACAAGTGGAGGAACTTTTGCAGGTTTTGGAGCATAGAGGGCATGTTAGTAGAGGTGTGGCTGAGCTATTTGTAAATTAGGAGCTCAAACTTTTTAAGCTTAGCTAGTTTTGCGAGCCTAAACTTGTCGTccttataaatataatataatatattaaattagtATTAatgtataaaatatataattGATTGAGTAAATAGAAATgtatatttaattttattactATTTTGGGCTGACTTCCATAGCCGTTTGTTATGCATGGATATGGAAGATTCTGGCATGAAGATCATCCATAATCTGTGAGGCTTTGCGTCTCAATCGGGGATGGAATAACTTTCTATCACCTTCAACTTTTTAACATTCACAACATTCATTCAGATCATTCAAGGTTATTCATCGTCGTTTCGATTCTTCTGAAGTTGAATCACAAGAAACGACGAACATTGCCCCACCTTACTTGATTTGGAGCCCTCGAGAATCTGGAATTCTTATTTCAGATTTTCGATCACAATACAATGGATATTGGTTCGGCTCCGATCAATCGGTGTTCTAAGGAACACCTGAAGGTCTATCAAGATTGGTTCGTTTGCGCTGACTCAGGTTAATAATCTTCCCtttgtttgtttatatatatTGATTGCATATTTGCATTTGTTCGTATTTTGTATTTTCATATTACAGATGGCGATGGACGTCTTACTGGTGCTGATGCCACAAAGTTTTTCGGCATGTCTAATCTATCTCGACAAGATCTGAAACAggttttgttaactgtttttcaGTTTGTAAAAGGCGGGATGTATGGAATATTTATTTTGTATTATTGAAGCCTCTTTTGGTTTGGTTTTATAAGGTGTGGGGGATTGCGGATTCTAAACGACAAGGGTTTCTTTCTTTCAAAGAGTTTGTTACTGCAATGCAGGTTGTTCATGTCATCTTTTTTTTGTTGCATTGGACATCTATGTTTAAAGGTTCATATGTTGTTTCAATTTGTGTGTATTTTAGTTGATTTCTTTGGCGCAAGCGGGACATACATTGAGCAGTGACCTTGTAAACTCAGACAGTAAGCCGTACAGTTCGCTAAATTTCTTTGAAATTATGTTATTTGTTAACAACTGTATGATGATATTTTTTGGGTAAAAATGTTCTATGGTGCAGTTAATGTTGAAGATGTGAATCCACCGGCAATGGAGGGTCTGGATATCTTACTACACGTATACCATTCTTTTGTTTTCGTAGAATAATTGAAGTTAACCAGGGTGGTTGTGATCCTAGAGCTTTTACACGGTTGTAAATAGCACTAATTTGTTCATCAATATTTGCAGAAAAACAAGCGCCATTCCAGATCAAGTGATGTTGATTGGAATGGTAATTGTTAATAAAGTACTCATCGTGTGTCAACTATGCCTCTTGAGAAACAGCAAGCTAGCTAATTTTGTCTGATTTACGGTTTTAATATTGTGTTAGGTGGTAGTTCTCAGATTGAGATTTCAGCTTCTGGAAGACATTCAAAGAAAGTATGATTAATATTCCTTTATCCCACAATTTACAACGAAAAAATTGAATATTTTAGACACCGTATAACCTTATTGTCTATGTTTTTATCGCAATTTTTTTTCTGAATACTTAGATTCCCTTAAAGACTGTCACGTCGATCGTTGATGGCCTGAAGAAGCTATACATTCAGAAACTAAAGCCTTTAGAGTCCATGCATCGTTTTAATGAATTTGTTTCTCCCACATTGGTAAGTTATCTGCATATTTCAAATGATTTCAAGCATTATGCCGATAATTTATAATTGTTTCTTCAAAAAGCATGACCAATGATAATAAGTTTCCTCGTGAATTGTTGCTGGTGCTTGTTTTAGACCAACAGTGATTTTGATGCCAAGCCCATGGTGATGCTTTTGGGTCAATACTCAACAGGGAAAACAACATTCATAAAACATTTGCTTAGAAGTGGTTATCCAGGTAAGTTATTCACTCACAAGTCTTGATCCCGCCAACAAGGTCGTTTAACTCTATCTCTAACGAAAGAGTATCCGAATAGACTAGTTACCCGACCTGCCCATCTTGCCATAATGCCATGTGTAACACAAATCTCTAACATACGTGTTTCTTATTATTGTATCTTTCCATTAGGAGCTCATATTGGCCCTGAGCCTACTACAGATAGATTCGTTGCTGTCATGGTATGTCCTAGATCCTTCTAGGATACATTATTTGGCAGCTGAAATTCGTCGGCTTTAAAAAAATGCAAATTATAGTGAACTGGCTGAACCATCTTTTATCTACGTTTTCCTTTGCTTTCTGCAGAATGGAACTGATGAGAGAAGTGTTCCAGGGAATACGGTTGCTGTTCAAGCAGACATGCCGTTTAATGGTCTAACGTCTTTTGGAAGTGCATTCTTGTCTAAATTCCAGTGTTCTCAAATGGCTCATCCTGTGAGTTAATAGTTAATACTATTAAATCATGCAAAAATCATGTGATAATAATATTTTTCTATTATATTAAAACCAATCATATGTTATGTTATTTGACTAAAACAGCTGCTGGAGCATATTACATTTATCGACACACCTGGAGTTCTCTCGGGAGAAAAACAAAGAACACAAAGAAGTTATGACTTCACAGGTGTCACGTCTTGGTTTGCTGCAAAATGTGATCTTATATTACTTCTATTTGATCCTCATAAGCTTGATATAAGTGATGAATTCAAGCGTGTTATATCATCTTTAAGAGGGCATGATGACAAAATCCGTGTGGTCTTGAACAAGGCTGATCAAGTTGATACCCAACAAGTAAGAAAATAAATTGTCCCATGTGCTTATTATAACTTGGTCGGGAATTAATattgtttaaattttaatttgTTTGTAGCTCATGAGGGTGTATGGAGCACTAATGTGGTCACTTGGTAAAGTTTTGAACACTCCAGAAGTTATGCGCGTTTACATCGGGTATGCTATAATTGCCATCTTATTGCAGTTGTGTAATGTTAATGTTTTTGATTTTATAAACTCACGGGACATACATTTTTTGAGGCCAGTTCGTTTAATGACAAACCCATAAACGCAACTGACGATGGGCCACTTGGGGCAGTATTATTCGAGAAAGAGCAGGATGACCTTCTAAATGACTTAAAAGACATACCCAAAAAGGCTTGTGACCGTAGAGTGAGTTTTGTATTTCAAGTATTTTAATTCAGGTTGAGTTATGCACTTATAACTTAGGGTAAGTACCATAAAAACCCAACATACTTTATTGTTTTTCACGAAAAGTCTCCAACCGAATTTAGGTGTATTAAAGTCCCTAAATTTGTCAAAATTACACGAAAAAGTCCCTTGACCCAATTTTGGTATATTAAAGGCCCTACACTTGTCTAGAATGCATAAGCCTATGAAAAAATGTTTCAAATAATGGTTTGTTCATTTGTTGTTACCCCTAAAGTATCCAAATCTGGTGAAGTGACGTTCAACTTTTTTGCATAAAAAGTTTATGCCGTCTTATTTGGACCGATTAAGAAGGTAACAAGTTGTTATTTATAACTTATTTCATAAGCACATGTATTTTAGACAAGTTTAGTGATTTTGGCATTAGCTTAAGGAACTATTTCGTGTATTTTTGACAAGTTTAGGGGTtcttttatatattataaaaattagGTTGAGAGATTTTTTCGTTGCAAAATAAGATAGTATGTTGTTTTTCATGGTATTTACCCTCTAACTTATGTACCATTAAACATGATGTACATATTTTGAACAGATCAACGAGTTTGTGAAACGTGCTAGGGCTGCCAAGATTCATGCTTACATCATGAGTCAGCTTAAGAAAGAGATGCCTAGCTGGATAGGGAAGGCCAAGGCTCAACAGAGGCTAATTGATAATCTAGACCAACTTTTTGAAAAGATTCAAAGGGAGCATCATTTACCGCCGGGTGATTTCCCAAATGTAGATAGCTTTAGACAGGCTCTAAACGGTTACAATATAGACAGATTTGAAAGAGTGAAGTCGAGAATGATACAAGCTGTTGATGACATGCTCGCTTATGATATCCCGAATCTTTTGAAAACCTTCAGAAATCCGTATGAATGATCGAGGAGTTTTAGAGAAGTTCAATCAATGTATAGAATGATGATATTATGTCACCCATCTGCAGGCTTTGAGATAACTTGCAGCAAGGGAGTTAGGACCATTTCATGTTTATTTTTCAGTTTTAGTGAGGGGGTATATGTCATTTTTGTTAGGAGTATGCGAGCATGGTGGTTTGCAATTTGCTCGAACAGTTGACGTCCTTTCAACTGTATTAACAGAAAAAGTAGCATAGTATAGAGGTTCTTACAAATTCCACTTGGAGGAGATGATGTCATGTATGGTTATTCGGTATACAATATAATTGAAGTTGATGTTGGTATCAAATACGTAGTCCTTGACTTcaagattgttttttttttcagacaTAATCTTTAGGGAATCCAGGATTCAAATTTTTTTATGTCCAACTTAGTTGATGGCGGTCTACGTGGGCTGGATAACCGATTAAAACGAACTTGTTTGGTTTTGGTATGGGcgctcgggggggggggggggggtggtatGACTTGATAGATGAATGAAATTAGGAAATAGGCAAATAGCATTGTGTTGACTCACCTTAATGTTGATCAAGACACCAGAAACCGAAGTAGCATTACTAGCAATATCCAAAAAGTCGGATAGTCTCATAAAGTTTCCAGCTCTTTTGAATCTTGGATTTCTCGATAAATTGAAGTTTGCATATGGCTTGAATATAATAGTTAAAACATAAAAGAATAAAGAACTAAGGAAAACAGGTTATAATGACAACGTAAAAAAGTAGAGTAGTTA contains the following coding sequences:
- the LOC110890064 gene encoding EH domain-containing protein 1 codes for the protein MDIGSAPINRCSKEHLKVYQDWFVCADSDGDGRLTGADATKFFGMSNLSRQDLKQVWGIADSKRQGFLSFKEFVTAMQLISLAQAGHTLSSDLVNSDINVEDVNPPAMEGLDILLHKNKRHSRSSDVDWNGGSSQIEISASGRHSKKIPLKTVTSIVDGLKKLYIQKLKPLESMHRFNEFVSPTLTNSDFDAKPMVMLLGQYSTGKTTFIKHLLRSGYPGAHIGPEPTTDRFVAVMNGTDERSVPGNTVAVQADMPFNGLTSFGSAFLSKFQCSQMAHPLLEHITFIDTPGVLSGEKQRTQRSYDFTGVTSWFAAKCDLILLLFDPHKLDISDEFKRVISSLRGHDDKIRVVLNKADQVDTQQLMRVYGALMWSLGKVLNTPEVMRVYIGSFNDKPINATDDGPLGAVLFEKEQDDLLNDLKDIPKKACDRRINEFVKRARAAKIHAYIMSQLKKEMPSWIGKAKAQQRLIDNLDQLFEKIQREHHLPPGDFPNVDSFRQALNGYNIDRFERVKSRMIQAVDDMLAYDIPNLLKTFRNPYE